The following proteins come from a genomic window of Mauremys mutica isolate MM-2020 ecotype Southern chromosome 7, ASM2049712v1, whole genome shotgun sequence:
- the STOX1 gene encoding storkhead-box protein 1 isoform X2: protein MNPISQSQFVPLAEILCCAIADMNAAHVIVTQETLMDQLVKHYPGIATPSQEILYSVLGTLIRERKIYHTGEGYFIVTPHTYFITDNVMKDNKKFLLEDNCPLLPSTSYLVSMESSADLTKENVPLVSHCRFCHCFPAQAIFSEQRHQQLINHEPNGIGQKGSGELKPSVQNQPLSKSVETQSCDITKSLTSMKEKEKCKKFGLGFFWRSTSKKEKPKKKYSSFSAQFPPEEWPVRDEDNLDNIPRDIEHEIIKRINPVLTVDNLVKHTVLMKKFEEQKKYISKGTSTEMLTINQKHISKGCVLKKQSKRAKHHRKVQSNKEKQIRKTQRKSQVNEVMSENDKQEKRAELLSHVTNEVIAHEQLYEDATVVKSHFIYKKQIKNPFQGLPCREKLSTKGHKGQKNIQFKSRIQKQEWNFQRSRSLDSSRTFDHEAIQSNAEKRSDKAKQNKSSHNNNSSLQPIKGHFSECSNYPQCSTLRIDDRCHHSRESSLSDYVYRGANKKVIGDVPKTHFSYIEDMFEFKEEIKYPLSSKDTHQCDKPAIICELLDQTSNQFQNFSLSNDPADANQFKQSENGATQRLSTDKKNELMFNNTTNWPESVNPEKKGFTDDQTLYQKVDDDDDACSSLYLEEDDYPKSYQQQLSHTISETGEWSKGIQQIGTELSLRNWSLSIHPAECTTNVNQLDSCGHEENECHSHSGSMDSSQECQKMHLAGENCFHERLSQFAYTHHEEEVDLAEHVQASDIGVNILDFCKTNEGDSDAETLPNTPNEMREKSACWTLGLQIMEMRKKIGKKQELFNSTHTTISGPNVQKELNVEGTENQSITGDSGIDSPRTQSLTSNNSAILDGLKRRRSFLQNFEGINNSARSGRMLTENTLLQLTPVMNV, encoded by the exons ATGAATCCTATTTCTCAATCCCAGTTTGTTCCTTTGGCAGAAATTCTTTGCTGTGCTATAGCTGATATGAATGCAGCTCATGTTATTGTTACCCAGGAAACATTAATGGATCAGTTGGTGAAACATTATCCAG GTATAGCAACTCCCTCACAAGAAATTCTATATAGTGTGCTTGGAACTCTAATTAGAGAGAGGAAGATATATCACACTGGAGAAGGCTACTTCATAGTGACCCCTCACACCTACTTTATCACAGATAATGTTATGAAAGACAATAAGAAGTTCCTCTTAGAGGATAATTGCCCTCTACTGCCGTCCACCTCTTACCTTGTAAGCATGGAGAGCTCTGCAGATCTAACAAAAGAAAATGTTCCTCTGGTGTCTCATTGCAGATTCTGTCATTGTTTCCCTGCTCAGGCTATATTCAGTGAACAAAGACATCAGCAATTAATTAACCATGAACCTAATGGAATTGGTCAGAAAGGCTCTGGTGAGTTGAAGCCCTCAGTTCAGAATCAGCCTCTCTCTAAATCAGTTGAGACTCAGTCATGTGACATAACCAAGTCCTTAACTtcaatgaaagaaaaagaaaaatgtaaaaagttTGGGCTTGGCTTTTTCTGGCGTAGCAcatctaaaaaagaaaaacctaaaAAAAAGTATTCTTCTTTTTCTGCCCAATTTCCTCCTGAAGAATGGCCAGTCAGGGATGAAGATAATTTAGATAACATTCCACGTGACATTGAACATGAAATCATCAAGCGTATTAACCCTGTGCTAACAGTAGATAATTTAGTTAAACACACAGTACTAATGAAGAAATTTGAGGAACAGAAAAAATATATTAGTAAAGGCACCTCAACCGAAATGTTGACAATTAACCAAAAGCATATTTCAAAAGGGTGTGTTCTTAAAAAGCAAAGTAAAAGGGCAAAGCATCACAGGAAAGTTCAATCCAACAAAGAAAAGCAAATAAGAAAAACCCAGAGAAAATCTCAAGTTAATGAGGTAATGTCAGAAAATGACAAACAGGAAAAACGTGCAGAGCTGCTATCACATGTTACAAATGAAGTCATAGCTCATGAACAGCTATATGAGGATGCAACAGTTGTTAAAtcccattttatatataaaaagcaAATTAAGAATCCTTTTCAAGGTCTACCATGTAGAGAGAAACTTTCTACAAAAGGGCACAAAGGTCAGAAAAACATTCAATTTAAGTCCAGGATTCAAAAGCAAgaatggaattttcaaaggtCAAGGTCTTTGGATTCCTCAAGAACCTTTGACCATGAAGCCATACAATCAAATGCTGAAAAACGCAGTGACAAAGCCAAGCAAAACAAATCATCCCACAATAACAATTCTTCCCTCCAACCTATCAAAGGCCATTTCAGTGAATGCTCTAATTATCCACAATGCAGTACTTTACGAATAGATGATAGATGTCATCATTCCAGAGAGAGTAGCCTTTCTGACTATGTCTATAGAGGGGCAAACAAAAAAGTTATTGGAGATGTTCCAAAAACTCATTTCTCTTACATTGAAGATATGTTTGAGTTTAAGGAAGAAATAAAGTATCCACTGAGTTCAAAAGATACCCATCAGTGTGACAAACCTGCCATAATATGTGAGCTACTAGATCAAACATCAAATCAGTTTCAGAATTTCAGTCTTTCTAATGATCCTGCTGATGCTAACCAGTTTAAACAGTCTGAAAATGGTGCAACTCAAAGACTAAGTACTGACAAAAAGAACGAACTAATGTTTAACAATACTACTAACTGGCCTGAGTCTGTTAACCCAGAAAAAAAAGGATTCACTGATGATCAGACTTTGTATCAAAaagtagatgatgatgatgatgcttgcAGTTCATTATATCTTGAGGAGGATGATTACCCTAAATCGTATCAGCAACAACTCAGCCACACTATTTCAGAAACAGGAGAATGGAGTAAGGGAATACAACAGATAGGAACTGAACTGTCTCTCAGAAACTGGAGTCTTAGTATTCATCCAGCTGAGTGCACTACTAATGTAAATCAATTAGATTCTTGTGGGCATGAAGAAAATGAATGTCATAGTCATAGTGGGTCAATGGATAGCTCACAAGAGTGCCAGAAAATGCATCTTGCAGGAGAAAATTGTTTCCATGAGCGGCTATCTCAGTTTGCTTACACTCATCATGAAGAGGAAGTTGACCTTGCTGAACATGTTCAGGCTTCAGATATTGGTGTCAATATACTTGATTTCTGCAAAACAAACGAGGGTGACTCAGATGCTGAAACTTTGCCAAACACTCCCAATGAAATGAGAGAGAAATCGGCATGCTGGACACTGGGACTGCAGATCAtggaaatgagaaaaaaaattggaaaaaagcaAGAGCTTTTTAATAGTACACATACTACAATTTCAGGGCCAAATGTCCAAAAAGAATTAAATGTAGAAGGAACAGAAAACCAGAGCATTACAGGAGACAGCGGAATTGATTCTCCAAG AACACAAAGTCTTACATCTAATAATTCAGCCATTTTGGATGGGTTGAAAAGAAGACGAAGTTTCCTGCAGAACTTTGAAGGCATAAATAACAGTGCAAGGAGTGGAAGGATGCTTACAGAAAATACATTGCTGCAGTTAACTCCAGTCATGAATGTTTAA